A stretch of Nonomuraea africana DNA encodes these proteins:
- a CDS encoding SSI family serine proteinase inhibitor, with protein sequence MRAIKILALTGAFMMAATAPALAEQRPRSSLKVAVTVADTTKVVRLTCDRDGGNHPTPRAACRLLRAVKGKPARLEVKKDPICTKEFRPHRVEIWGAWRGKPVRFTKTYSNACLMTAAGGAVYFTL encoded by the coding sequence ATGAGAGCGATCAAGATACTGGCCCTGACGGGGGCGTTCATGATGGCCGCGACCGCTCCGGCGCTGGCCGAGCAGCGGCCGAGGTCCTCGCTGAAGGTGGCGGTGACCGTGGCCGACACGACGAAGGTCGTCAGGCTGACCTGCGACCGCGATGGGGGCAACCACCCCACGCCTCGGGCCGCCTGCCGCCTGCTGCGCGCGGTGAAGGGCAAGCCGGCCAGGCTCGAGGTGAAGAAGGACCCGATCTGCACCAAGGAGTTCCGGCCGCACCGGGTCGAGATCTGGGGCGCGTGGCGGGGCAAGCCGGTCCGCTTCACCAAGACCTACTCCAACGCATGCCTGATGACGGCCGCGGGCGGGGCGGTCTACTTCACGCTCTGA